One part of the Bradyrhizobium sp. CB1650 genome encodes these proteins:
- a CDS encoding ABC transporter substrate-binding protein: MTITRRDVLLGASATAVLVPLAARAQTAEVVIGVIYPFSGGSAQQGIDAQKAYETALEVINKDTDFDLPLAKGEGLPGLGGAKVRLVFADHQADPQKGRAEAERLITQEKVAAIIGTYQSAVAVTVSQICERYQVPFVSADNSSPSLHRRGLKYYFRASPHDEMYSAAMFDFFDAMKKKGTKIETLSLFHEDTIFGTDSGNAQAKIAGERGYKIVSDIKYRANSPSLSAEVQQLKTANADVLMPSSYTTDGILLVKTMAELGYKPNAIVAQDAGFSEKALYDAVGDKLEGVISRGTFSLDLAQKRPMVGKINEMFKAKSGKDFNDLTSRQFMGLIILADAINRAKSTDGEKIRDALAATDIPGEQTIMPWKRVKFDEMGQNNDADPVLLQYRGGKFVTVFPPQAAIAEAAWPMK; encoded by the coding sequence ATGACGATCACTCGCCGCGACGTATTGTTAGGTGCCAGCGCGACTGCTGTGCTCGTGCCGCTGGCAGCCCGCGCCCAAACCGCGGAAGTCGTGATCGGTGTGATCTATCCGTTCTCCGGCGGCAGCGCGCAGCAAGGCATCGATGCGCAGAAGGCCTATGAGACCGCGCTTGAGGTCATCAACAAGGACACCGATTTCGATCTGCCGCTGGCGAAGGGCGAGGGCCTGCCTGGCCTCGGCGGTGCAAAAGTCCGCCTCGTGTTCGCCGACCACCAGGCCGATCCGCAGAAGGGCCGCGCCGAGGCCGAGCGCCTGATCACGCAGGAAAAGGTTGCTGCCATCATCGGCACCTATCAGAGCGCGGTCGCCGTCACCGTCAGCCAGATCTGCGAACGCTATCAGGTCCCGTTCGTGTCCGCCGACAACTCCTCGCCGAGCCTGCATCGCCGCGGCCTGAAATATTACTTCCGTGCCTCCCCGCACGATGAGATGTACTCGGCCGCGATGTTCGACTTCTTCGACGCCATGAAGAAGAAGGGCACCAAGATCGAGACGCTGTCGCTGTTCCACGAGGACACCATCTTCGGCACCGACTCCGGCAACGCCCAGGCCAAGATCGCAGGCGAGCGCGGCTACAAGATCGTCTCCGACATCAAGTACCGCGCCAACTCGCCGTCGCTGTCGGCCGAGGTGCAGCAGCTCAAGACCGCGAATGCCGACGTGCTGATGCCCTCGAGCTACACCACCGATGGCATCCTTCTGGTCAAGACCATGGCTGAGCTCGGCTACAAGCCGAACGCGATCGTGGCGCAGGACGCCGGCTTCTCCGAGAAGGCGCTCTATGATGCCGTCGGCGATAAGCTCGAAGGCGTGATCTCGCGCGGCACCTTCTCGCTCGACCTCGCGCAGAAGCGCCCGATGGTCGGCAAGATCAACGAGATGTTCAAGGCGAAGTCGGGCAAGGACTTCAACGACCTCACCTCACGCCAGTTCATGGGCCTGATCATCCTCGCGGACGCGATCAATCGCGCCAAGTCGACCGACGGCGAGAAGATCCGCGACGCGCTCGCCGCCACCGATATCCCGGGCGAGCAGACCATCATGCCGTGGAAGCGCGTGAAGTTCGACGAGAT
- a CDS encoding putative hydro-lyase, giving the protein MTVLVAVQQTETPDTLPSRQARLAYRDGLVASTAGIAPGFVQGNLAILPEKYASAFHRFCQLNPKPCPIIGMSDVGSPHIPALGVDLDIRTDVPRYRVWRDGEVVDEPTDVTGHWRDDLVTFVLGCSFSFEEALLDEGMPIRHIEHNVRVPMYRTNIACSPAGPFAGPMVVSMRPFKPADAIRAVQITSRYPAVHGAPVHLGHPHLIGIKDIAKPDYGDPVPVADDEIPVFWACGVTPQSVINAAKLPFAITHSPGLMLVTDLKNKNMAVI; this is encoded by the coding sequence ATGACTGTTTTAGTGGCAGTGCAGCAAACTGAAACGCCCGACACCCTCCCGAGCCGTCAGGCTCGGCTCGCCTACCGCGACGGGCTCGTCGCCTCCACCGCGGGCATCGCTCCCGGCTTCGTCCAGGGCAATCTGGCGATCCTTCCCGAGAAATACGCCAGCGCCTTTCACCGCTTCTGCCAGCTCAATCCAAAGCCGTGCCCGATCATCGGCATGTCCGACGTCGGCAGTCCGCACATCCCCGCGCTCGGCGTCGATCTCGACATCCGCACCGACGTGCCGCGCTATCGCGTCTGGCGCGACGGTGAAGTCGTCGACGAGCCGACCGATGTGACCGGGCACTGGCGCGACGATCTCGTCACCTTCGTGCTCGGCTGCTCCTTCTCCTTTGAAGAGGCGCTGCTCGACGAAGGCATGCCCATCCGTCACATCGAGCACAATGTGCGCGTGCCGATGTACCGCACCAACATCGCGTGCAGCCCGGCGGGCCCGTTCGCCGGTCCCATGGTGGTTTCGATGCGCCCGTTCAAGCCGGCAGATGCGATCCGCGCGGTGCAGATCACCTCGCGCTATCCCGCCGTGCACGGGGCGCCCGTGCATCTCGGCCATCCGCATCTGATCGGCATCAAGGACATCGCAAAGCCCGACTACGGCGATCCGGTGCCGGTTGCCGACGATGAGATCCCGGTGTTCTGGGCCTGCGGCGTCACGCCGCAATCGGTCATCAACGCCGCCAAGCTGCCGTTCGCGATCACGCATTCGCCGGGGCTGATGCTGGTGACGGATCTCAAGAACAAGAACATGGCCGTGATTTAG
- a CDS encoding LysR family transcriptional regulator: MLDFRSIETFLWVVKLGSFRGAAARLNTTQPAISQRIAQLEREMGVKLLNRDHRVASPTPSGRQMMIYAEKLIGLRAAMMAEIGNASAMRGVMRLGVAETIVHTWLPRLVKSVNEAYPNLSLEIEVDITPNLTARLLSQEIELAFVVGPLSAPGVHNRVLADYPIGLLASPSLGLGSGPVTRAELARFPIITFPRKTRPYEVVREVFDRPELPPIRLHASASLATVIHMAIEGLGIAVIPAAIVENELADGRLQLLDTDLNIAPLTFTASWLASPDVVAVERVAELARQIAQSSLAVDAAAAARH, translated from the coding sequence ATGCTGGACTTCAGATCGATCGAAACGTTCCTTTGGGTCGTGAAGCTCGGCAGCTTCCGTGGCGCCGCGGCGCGGCTCAACACCACCCAACCGGCGATCTCCCAGCGCATCGCCCAGCTCGAGCGCGAGATGGGCGTGAAGTTGCTCAACCGCGATCATCGCGTCGCATCGCCGACGCCGAGCGGCCGGCAGATGATGATCTACGCCGAAAAGCTGATCGGCCTGCGCGCCGCGATGATGGCCGAGATCGGCAACGCCTCCGCGATGCGCGGCGTGATGCGGCTCGGCGTCGCCGAAACCATCGTGCACACCTGGCTGCCGCGGCTCGTCAAGAGCGTGAACGAGGCCTATCCGAACCTGTCACTGGAGATCGAAGTCGACATTACGCCGAACCTGACCGCACGGCTGCTCAGCCAGGAGATCGAGCTCGCCTTCGTCGTGGGGCCGCTGTCGGCCCCCGGCGTGCACAACCGCGTGCTCGCCGATTATCCGATCGGCCTCCTTGCAAGCCCCTCGCTCGGACTCGGCAGCGGCCCGGTGACGCGGGCCGAGCTTGCACGGTTCCCGATCATCACCTTCCCGCGCAAGACGCGGCCCTACGAGGTGGTGCGCGAGGTGTTCGATCGACCGGAGCTGCCACCGATCCGTCTGCATGCTTCCGCCTCGCTTGCGACCGTCATCCACATGGCGATCGAGGGGCTCGGCATCGCCGTGATTCCGGCGGCCATCGTCGAGAACGAGCTCGCCGATGGGCGGCTGCAATTGCTCGACACCGACCTCAACATCGCGCCGCTGACGTTCACGGCAAGCTGGCTCGCCTCGCCCGATGTCGTGGCGGTGGAGCGCGTCGCCGAGCTCGCGCGGCAGATCGCGCAGAGCAGCCTCGCGGTTGACGCCGCCGCAGCGGCGCGTCATTGA
- a CDS encoding Zn-dependent hydrolase, with protein sequence MSRAATNLQIDSARLWGSIHETAQFGATAKGGVRRLTLSAEDKQVRDWFRKACEEAGLEVHVDALGSMFGLRRGRDMSKPPVGIGSHLDTQPTGGKYDGILGTLGALEVIRTLNDAGIETEAPICVVNWTNEEGSRFAPAMMASAAYVGDFTTDDILSRKDAEGTTVSQALDGIGYRGDKPVGFQKLGCFVELHIEQGPILEAEGKTIGVVDSGQGVLWYDGTITGFESHAGSTPMPLRRDALATLSEIVLAMEAIAKKHGPNAVGTIGEAVIANPSRNVIPGEIAFTVDCRSADAAIMDALDRNLRAAIAEIAARRKVEVKLDLVWRKPPTHFDPKLIAAVENAARTLGYSSRRITSGAGHDACNLNTVIPAAMVFVPCKDGISHNELEDATQPDCAAGTNVLMHTVLAIAGVAS encoded by the coding sequence ATGAGCCGAGCCGCCACCAATCTGCAAATCGATTCCGCCCGCCTCTGGGGCTCGATCCACGAGACCGCGCAGTTCGGCGCGACGGCCAAGGGCGGCGTGCGGCGGCTGACGCTCAGCGCCGAGGACAAGCAGGTGCGCGACTGGTTCCGCAAGGCCTGTGAGGAAGCCGGCCTCGAAGTGCATGTCGATGCACTCGGCTCGATGTTCGGGTTGCGGCGCGGACGAGATATGTCGAAACCACCCGTCGGCATCGGCTCGCATCTCGACACGCAGCCGACCGGCGGCAAGTATGACGGCATTCTGGGCACACTCGGCGCGCTCGAGGTGATCCGTACGCTGAACGATGCCGGCATCGAGACCGAGGCGCCAATCTGCGTCGTCAACTGGACTAACGAGGAAGGCTCGCGCTTTGCCCCCGCGATGATGGCCTCAGCCGCCTATGTCGGCGACTTCACCACCGACGACATCCTGTCGCGCAAGGACGCCGAAGGCACCACGGTCAGCCAGGCGCTGGACGGCATCGGCTATCGCGGCGACAAGCCGGTCGGCTTCCAGAAGCTCGGCTGCTTCGTCGAGCTGCATATCGAGCAGGGCCCGATCCTGGAAGCCGAGGGCAAGACCATCGGCGTGGTCGATTCCGGCCAGGGTGTCCTGTGGTACGATGGCACGATCACCGGCTTCGAGAGTCACGCGGGCTCGACGCCGATGCCGCTGCGGCGCGATGCGCTGGCGACGCTGTCGGAGATCGTGCTGGCGATGGAGGCCATCGCAAAGAAGCACGGGCCGAACGCGGTCGGGACCATCGGCGAAGCCGTGATCGCCAATCCCTCGCGCAACGTCATTCCCGGCGAGATTGCCTTCACCGTGGATTGCCGCAGTGCCGATGCCGCGATCATGGACGCGCTCGATCGGAACTTACGCGCTGCGATCGCCGAGATTGCCGCGCGCCGCAAGGTCGAGGTGAAGTTGGACCTGGTCTGGCGTAAGCCACCGACGCACTTCGATCCGAAGCTCATTGCGGCCGTCGAGAATGCGGCCAGGACACTCGGCTACTCCAGCCGCCGCATCACCTCCGGTGCCGGCCACGATGCCTGCAATCTCAACACCGTCATTCCGGCCGCGATGGTATTCGTGCCTTGCAAGGACGGCATCAGCCACAACGAGCTGGAAGACGCCACGCAGCCCGATTGCGCTGCGGGCACCAACGTGCTCATGCATACCGTGCTGGCGATCGCCGGCGTCGCATCCTGA